In Apis mellifera strain DH4 linkage group LG1, Amel_HAv3.1, whole genome shotgun sequence, the sequence GGTTTTGTTTGTCAAGTCCTGAAGTTTCTAAGCATTTAGTAATATCAGTTGGTACAGAAGTTTATGTTGCACTTGCTAGAGGTGGATTAGTTGAAaatcatttcttaattttaccAATAACGCATCACCAGAGCCTTTCTATTTTACCAAAAGaagtgaaagaagaaattgaattatacaaAACTGCAATATCCAAGTATTATGCTACTATGGATAAAGTACCAGTATTTTTTGaacgtaattttaaaacatctcATTGTCAATTACAAGTTGTACCGGttcataaaaatcaaataccaGCTCTGAAAGAAACATTTatggtatatatttttaatgattgttTAGATAATttgaacatatattatttatattaatttattaatattatttattaataatttattaatatatttattaataattattttaataatatttttgttttaggaAATGGcagaatgtaataattttaaaatattagaattggcTCCACATACTGATTTGCAACAAATTGCAAAACCAGGTGTTCTATACTTTTATGTAGAATTACCaggtaaagaaaaattatattatagaataaaaaaagattttccacTTCAATTTGGTAGAGAAGTGCTAGCTTCAGACAGAATATTAGATCTTGATGACCGAGCTGATTGGAAAGATTGTCAAATGgatgaagaggaagaaattgaattagcAAAACGAATCAGAAGAGAATTCCAACCATTTGATTTagatacttaaaaatatataaaaattcaacaaattgaatgcttttaaatattataatatttttaggaatacatgtatatatgaaattttttgtaaaatatatagatattaatttattattttataaaaataataaataaagatagatattgttcttaattaataattttattattttctccttAGAATTTTAGTAGTTtggaatgtatttatatttttttttattttggcaCTGCAGCTGGATCTAATCCacttaatttcatttgtaaagCTATATCAAGTATATAATCGTAACATTCACtcctaaagaaaaaatatatttaatagataaaaataaaaaatattcaacaattaaaatcaagttaaaattaaattacgtaCATAGTTTTTGCTTGTTGCCATGTATCACCCCAAACATAAATTCCATGTCTTCTTACTAATACAGCACAAGTTTGTGGATAAGCaagaataattctttccaATTCATGTACTAAATCTTCTTCAAATGgagtattttctattattggtATGATTAATTCTTCATCATAACGATAtgatcttttcttctcttgatTTCTTATACctgtattatgtatttatatattttcataaataaataaagaattatgcaTTTTGTAccttttatcatttctaaatGGGTAACACGAAATTCTTCTCCAGGCCAATGTAATGTTACCATTACAGCAAATTTTGAATGAGAATGAATTACAGCTCCAGCATTTctccatttatatatacacataaataaCGGAGTgcattgtgatttttttaattttttctcagaTGGTGGCAATTCTATATCATTTCCACTAATATCTTGTACAAATAATTCATCTGGACAAATACGTTCTTTTTGAACCCCAGATGgagcaatataaattttttctctgtaagtattataaaatattaatctattagatattttttaaattttataaaatatgataatattctcACTTATGTTTAATAGATATTCCTCCACCAGTACCAGTTATCCATCCTagattgtaaaattgtttacACAACTCaggaattaaaattcgtggatgttcctaaaaataaaaaaaatattaaaattatatataattaaattatgtaatataatataattatataatataatatatattatatgtatattatatgtatatataatatatattatataataattattttatatttatatttatatttaataattattatataatattatttttatcataaagttttttaaataatacattgtcaaaattaatatattgcgaAGACATGATagttaataattgaagaactttgaattaattttactatgTTTCTTGCACGATTATTGTTATCAATTCAGTGGTCACGATTATAACACGGAATGTGCACgtgcattaatatataatttgcaaaatgcataaatttttaataaataagtattgttgatagaagaaaatattgatataaaatttatttttcttgaaacagcagtattttcttaaaaacaatatatataaattttattcacagATATGTTGTACAGAAATTATACGTAGTTTCAATATTGATATAGTCAAGTAAAAGTacagtacatatatatgtaaaatgtacATGGAATtcgtgatataaaaatttgatacggaaataattgatttttttttaactttagttgtttgtgtattaatttatagacttatattaaaaatattaagatataatattaaatcatgtttactgatttctttaatttttttgtgttaaattacttatataacCTATAAATTTGTCAGTCAAATAATATGGCAACTTGGATTACAGTGACACCGCGgtagtatttaaattttaaaatttctataaaaatttatcgcaattagtattcttttatttttaaacatatttaaaaaaaattcaaaattcataatataatagattctCTTTAATTgtctttctaatttaatattatttcatttaggCTTGAACAAGGTTTGAAAATAGCAAATCAGATAGACAACAGTAAATTTCGCTTGTTAATAAATCGTATTTGTCAAACACTTCAATCCAgtgttaattcaaaaatattcaatgaagaagaagaagaaaaactattaatttctttggatttaaataaaaatgatttagttTGTCTTTTAgacacaataatattaatttataaacaagcTGCTTGCAATATTGTAAAACCACAATTAATGGAAAGTACTTTAAAGAATACTTTTAAAACAGATGatgataaatgtttaatatttttaaatgcatgGTTTACCTATGGTAAAGGAATAATTGATCATTTTAGACAAATGTCTATATTTCCTGTTCAggtatgttataaaatataaatataaatagttgtaaaaaatattaatattctttttatattaatttattttatttcaggtTAAAGATATCGATTGgagtttaaatattcaagCTGCATCTTCAAGTATTAAAAAGGATGTGCGACCAATGGCattattgcaattaaatttaacaggAGAAGACGAATCTAAATTAACATtggaatttgataaaaaagaactcatagatttatatcataatttagaGAGAATACAATCACAATTGGatgcttttaaataataggtAATTATTAGTGTTTATAATCattgtaagaaaatattttattatatgaaatatattttctaatattttatatttgttttcaatattttttatttattacatgttattagtattcttaaataaagaaaaaattaatttaaaattaatagaatttcttatagatatttatttgaaatacaagctaagattttatgattaaaatttctttcatattcgaatattttcatactTTGATGATCTTCTATATTTTCCAACGCGTTCATATAAATTTGGACTTCTATTAGGAAGAATACTCTCAATATTTGTCATATTTTGATCATGTTGCTCAGAAACTTGTCTATctaattttgtttgattttcGATATAATGTCCATTGTTTAATTGCGaagtttgtttcttttctgatGTAGATATAGTTTCTAAAACTCGTGATGATTTTCTGACAAATAAACGTGTCTTACAAACTACTAAAACAACTATAATAATCATCAGAAATAACGTTAATGTTGTCAGGGCACCAACTATCCATCCCAATTTTTCAtctgtaatattaattgaacaaaattaatcaaaataatcagattacttttaattaaagaacaatataatataattttttctaacaatataatttttataatttttttctttttcttataatgtcttctaaatttaataaatctaataatataccTCCAATACTATTTAACAGAATAAGTGATGCATTGCCTATTTCTTCATCTGTGTGAGGAACAGTGAATTTACATATCCATTTTCCTAAATCCGAATAATTTGGTTTAAATTCCAAAGTACATACGCctgtattattattcatctgAATATTGTgcctaaaatttatttaaaaaaaaaagaaaaagaagaatttaattatataaacttttaattttattaattttaaattcaaaaaagaagttacctttttgttccattttgataaatatggaTTTTTGGCGGATGGATCCAATGGCACTGTACTTCTGATAACATAGTTTCTACTTTGCACGAAAGAGTAACCATTTGATGGGGCACAGCCCACAATACCACAGTCACTGGttctaaaaatcattaatcttttctttattcagtGTTTcgtttttgatttattctctTTCCTATCCCAATCACCGAAAGCGATGATAATGTTCCTTCGGTAGTGAGAAATTCTTCCAGAAACATTTATTGATACATGTGCATTAATTGTGCACAAGCAATTTTcatgtgatatattttttgttagatTACAGTGAGACAAATGTGTCAATGTGTAATGTATGTTGTATGGCATAAGGtgtattatcttaaaatacatttctattatacaatatttttaaaaatatcattcagtcaaataaaacattttaaatttgttttttataatagaaatttgagTATTCGGTGTACGTGTGTTTGCATCAAAGACAATCATGGGGATCAGAAACAAGCTGCAATGAtgttttcgtattattatttatttaaagaaatggtTTACAATGCCGGAGAGACTGACACTCAAACGCGCACGTACGATCCACCGATCACATCTCGGTGCAGATTCTTGAATTGTTGGAAACTTAACAATAACTCAATGGCACACGAAGGTAGGTAATTAATTAGGTTCGAACGAAAGCGTTCTACGTTTGATTATTGCACACGATCTGTACCGAGTTTCCTATGAATTTTGAgacttttcttcttaatatcgttaaatattacttttgtacctttaataattatagaatgatTCAAACAAATGATTCAAagtaattattacttattaattattactttgcAGGTGATGGTCGATCGAGTGACAGCAATGAAAACGCAATATTATCCGAAACGAAGATAAATATCTCAAATGGGGACGCTTAACAGTTAAGAATTGTCTTAGCGTTAATTTTAACACGTGgctcattatatataatgagcATCAGCAGTATAAAGTGGATATCGTagtattctaataaaaaaaaaaaaaaaaagaacctgtTTCTTcgtgaagtttttttttttgtaatgtcATCGGCACGTTGACTTCTTGTTTAGCAACACGTTGGCTATGGGATCAGCCAACTGATTCGTTAACGGTTCTGTAACGAGTCTAATCGTTATTAGCACACTGGAGTCTCTTAAACGATTTATTTCgcttaacaaataaatattcttaatcttAAACGTTAAACTTCTTACGTGtagtctttttaaataattactagcTAATGC encodes:
- the LOC552014 gene encoding probable methylthioribulose-1-phosphate dehydratase, producing the protein MSSQYINFDNEHPRILIPELCKQFYNLGWITGTGGGISIKHKEKIYIAPSGVQKERICPDELFVQDISGNDIELPPSEKKLKKSQCTPLFMCIYKWRNAGAVIHSHSKFAVMVTLHWPGEEFRVTHLEMIKGIRNQEKKRSYRYDEELIIPIIENTPFEEDLVHELERIILAYPQTCAVLVRRHGIYVWGDTWQQAKTMSECYDYILDIALQMKLSGLDPAAVPK
- the LOC725684 gene encoding COMM domain-containing protein 10, coding for MATWITVTPRLEQGLKIANQIDNSKFRLLINRICQTLQSSVNSKIFNEEEEEKLLISLDLNKNDLVCLLDTIILIYKQAACNIVKPQLMESTLKNTFKTDDDKCLIFLNAWFTYGKGIIDHFRQMSIFPVQVKDIDWSLNIQAASSSIKKDVRPMALLQLNLTGEDESKLTLEFDKKELIDLYHNLERIQSQLDAFK